Proteins encoded together in one Coffea arabica cultivar ET-39 chromosome 2c, Coffea Arabica ET-39 HiFi, whole genome shotgun sequence window:
- the LOC113726224 gene encoding cysteine proteinase inhibitor 4, giving the protein MTEVTVNYNFNITEVAANMAVEGFQSAEVEAIMKTAGDDMIWNAIEDTKDMDMCDEDFFVTGGGKDTKLVGIAGVPLPKPVDKTSPHVIKIAQFAVKKHNEKAGTKLVFIKVVGGVKWSAIAGTFYALQIETQDSKGTHRDKTLVVEAITGHKKLIWYKH; this is encoded by the exons ATGACTGAAGTCACAGTCAACTACAACTTCAACATAACTGAAGTCGCAGCCAACA TGGCCGTGGAGGGATTCCAGTCGGCTGAAGTGGAAGCTATAATGAAGACTGCTGGAGACGACATGATATGGAATGCAATTGAAGATACCAAGGACATGGACATGTGCGATGAGGACTTCTTTGTCACTGGTGGTGGAAAG GATACCAAATTAGTAGGCATAGCTGGTGTTCCTCTTCCAAAACCGGTGGACAAGACAAGCCCTCATGTGATAAAGATCGCACAATTTGCAGTGAAAAAGCACAACGAGAAGGCCGGGACCAAGCTGGTATTCATCAAAGTGGTTGGCGGCGTGAAGTGGAGCGCCATTGCTGGCACTTTCTATGCACTTCAGATTGAAACTCAGGACTCGAAGGGCACACACCGCGATAAAACGCTGGTTGTGGAAGCCATAACTGGTCACAAGAAACTCATCTGGTACAAGCATTAA
- the LOC113723967 gene encoding uncharacterized protein has translation MVPEEGNEVEVIWMSTTSGKFSLKSAFGDIRQARPTSMVFASIWHSRIPVKVSFFMLRLLLGRIPIPDQLCKLQMLLLFCGSYLRARIVGWWLRSHDYELRRFIDRILPSVVCRQIWKARNKAMFEGIQMRSSAICQAIFAEIHTMVGIQFKKVIRLQSFSQLYDWKIPSGGRVAYKVIRWETKETGRYILNTDGCAKGNPGVGGGGGVLRDSTGLPLIAFSAYLGETTSLHAEARALLIDLQTCIQKGFEDICVQSDSLVLIGIIQRRTQYPWQIRREVNQIWKLVEDPARFSHCYREANTVADALSNVGISHPQQQIKVYDTFSMFPRLARGAICLDRLGMPSLRKITNM, from the exons ATGGTCCCGGAagaaggaaatgaagttgaagtcATTTGGATGTCCACAACATCCGGAAAATTCTCCCTAAAGTCCGCTTTCGGGGATATTAGGCAGGCTCGCCCCACGTCTATGGTATTTGCCTCTATTTGGCATTCCCGCATTCCTgtaaaagtttcatttttcatgttGAGATTACTTCTGGGAAGGATTCCGATACCAGATCAGTTATGCAAACTCCAAATGCTTTTGTTGTTCTGCG GATCTTACTTACGAGCTCGCATAGTAGGTTGGTGGTTGCGATCACATGACTATGAGCTACGACGGTTTATTGACCGCATTCTTCCAAGTGTAGTTTGCCGGCAGATTTGGAAGGCGAGGAATAAAGCAATGTTTGAGGGTATCCAGATGCGATCGTCGGCCATTTGCCAAGCCATCTTCGCAGAAATCCATACGATGGTGGGAATACAGTTCAAAAAAGTTATTCGACTGCAATCATTCAGTCAGTTGTATGATTGGAAGATTCCTTCTGGTGGCAGGGTTGCATATAAAGTTATCCGCTGGGAGACAAAGGAGACAGGAAGGTATATACTTAATACGGATGGCTGTGCTAAAGGTAATCCAGGAGTGGGTGgaggtggtggggttcttcggGATTCAACTGGCTTACCACTGATTGCCTTCTCGGCCTACTTGGGAGAAACTACAAGTCTCCACGCAGAGGCTCGAGCTCTTCTAATTGACCTTCAAACGTGTATACAAAAGGGCTTCGAAGACATATGTGTACAATCAGATTCATTGGTTTTGATTGGGATCATTCAGCGTCGTACTCAGTATCCGTGGCAAATTCGAAGAGAAGTTAACCAGATTTGGAAGCTAGTAGAAGATCCTGCTAGATTCTCACATTGCTATCGGGAAGCTAATACAGTTGCTGATGCTTTGTCTAATGTGGGAATATCTCATCCACAGCAACAAATCAAGGTTTACGATACCTTTAGTATGTTCCCAAGACTGGCTCGTGGAGCAATCTGTTTGGACAGATTAGGAATGCCTTCACTTCGAAAAATCACAAATATGTAA